In Syntrophorhabdaceae bacterium, one genomic interval encodes:
- a CDS encoding CinA family protein: MTLEEKIGERLSKGSLTVGLAESCTGGLVAERLTRVPGASDYFEVGVVTYSNRSKTRLIAVPQEVIAENGAVSAIVAEFMARGVREMGAVDIGLSITGIAGPSGGSPEKPVGTVFMGLATEKGVYAKKLSLAGSRQEIRYQASEEALLMLLDYLEGRPL, translated from the coding sequence GTGACGTTAGAGGAAAAGATCGGTGAACGTTTAAGCAAGGGGTCTCTCACGGTGGGGCTCGCCGAGTCCTGCACCGGGGGGCTCGTCGCGGAAAGGCTTACCCGTGTGCCGGGCGCTTCTGACTATTTTGAAGTGGGCGTTGTTACGTACAGCAATAGATCGAAGACGAGGCTGATTGCCGTACCCCAGGAGGTGATCGCCGAGAACGGCGCAGTGAGCGCCATTGTAGCCGAGTTCATGGCGCGAGGCGTGCGCGAGATGGGGGCGGTTGATATCGGTCTTTCCATAACCGGCATTGCGGGGCCCTCCGGAGGAAGCCCCGAGAAACCCGTGGGAACGGTATTTATGGGACTTGCCACAGAAAAAGGGGTATATGCAAAGAAACTTTCCTTGGCCGGCAGCAGACAGGAGATCCGATACCAGGCCTCGGAAGAGGCCCTGCTCATGCTTCTCGATTACCTCGAAGGCAGGCCCCTGTGA
- the recA gene encoding recombinase RecA, producing MKEDTSKREEGNKTKAIDMAVTQIERLFGKGSIMKLGEKPIEAVPVVSTGSIALDIALGIGGLPRGRVIEIYGPEASGKTTLALQVVAEIQKQGGAASFIDAEHALDVAYAKRIGVNTDDLLISQPDTGEQALDITEILVRSGGVDIVVVDSVAALVPRAEIEGEMGDAHMGLQARLMSQALRKLTATISKSMTTVIFINQIRQKIGIMFGNPETTTGGNALKFYSSVRLDIRRIASIKDGQEVVGSRTRVKIVKNKLAPPFKEVEFDIIFGQGISREGDVVDLATDMGIMERTGTWYSYGDSRIGQGRENAKEFLAKHPDIMKDIEKKILAQVEMKKGEA from the coding sequence GTGAAAGAAGATACGAGCAAGAGGGAAGAAGGCAACAAGACAAAGGCCATAGACATGGCGGTGACCCAGATCGAGCGGCTCTTCGGCAAAGGCTCTATCATGAAGCTCGGCGAGAAGCCAATTGAAGCGGTCCCCGTGGTCTCCACAGGCTCTATCGCCCTCGACATAGCTCTGGGAATCGGCGGTCTTCCCAGGGGACGGGTCATTGAGATTTACGGCCCTGAGGCCTCAGGCAAGACGACCCTCGCGCTTCAGGTCGTTGCGGAAATACAGAAGCAGGGGGGCGCCGCTTCCTTTATCGATGCGGAACACGCACTCGATGTGGCCTATGCCAAACGCATAGGTGTCAATACGGATGACCTTCTGATCTCGCAACCGGACACAGGAGAACAGGCCCTTGACATTACAGAGATCCTGGTGAGAAGCGGAGGTGTGGACATCGTGGTGGTGGACTCTGTGGCGGCGCTCGTGCCCAGAGCGGAGATTGAAGGCGAAATGGGGGATGCGCACATGGGGCTGCAGGCCCGGCTCATGTCTCAGGCGCTCCGCAAGCTGACGGCAACGATCAGTAAGTCCATGACTACCGTAATCTTTATCAATCAGATCAGACAGAAGATCGGGATCATGTTCGGAAATCCCGAAACCACTACCGGTGGTAACGCCTTGAAGTTCTATTCGTCTGTTCGCCTGGACATCAGACGCATCGCATCCATAAAGGACGGGCAGGAGGTCGTTGGCAGCAGAACCCGGGTGAAGATCGTGAAAAACAAGCTGGCCCCGCCTTTTAAAGAGGTCGAATTTGATATCATCTTTGGTCAGGGTATATCACGGGAGGGTGACGTTGTGGACCTTGCCACCGATATGGGCATCATGGAAAGAACGGGGACATGGTACTCTTATGGTGATTCCAGGATCGGCCAGGGACGCGAAAACGCCAAGGAATTTCTCGCCAAGCACCCCGATATCATGAAAGATATAGAAAAAAAGATTCTCGCGCAGGTAGAGATGAAGAAAGGTGAGGCGTGA
- the thpR gene encoding RNA 2',3'-cyclic phosphodiesterase, with translation MRAFLALELPAEIKEYLAVYTRNLSKSIPQVKWVKPEGQHVTLKFFGEIAEDRAQEIGAALAGLEKNHVSFIVGLNKTGAFPDLKRARVIVVSFQEGVDNAQAIFHDIENRLSTLGIEKEKRPFIPHVTLGRIRVPAPLLRRDMLPLEEKRFFLESLVLYRSTLTREGATYTPLQIIKLERNLE, from the coding sequence GTGAGAGCCTTTCTCGCCCTTGAACTTCCTGCCGAGATAAAAGAGTATCTGGCGGTCTACACCAGGAACCTGTCGAAGAGCATCCCTCAAGTAAAATGGGTCAAGCCCGAAGGGCAGCACGTAACGCTCAAGTTCTTTGGTGAGATCGCAGAGGACAGGGCACAGGAAATAGGGGCGGCGCTCGCGGGCCTGGAAAAGAATCACGTCTCTTTTATCGTCGGCCTGAATAAGACCGGTGCCTTCCCCGATCTCAAGCGGGCCAGGGTCATCGTGGTTTCTTTTCAAGAAGGGGTTGACAATGCACAGGCGATATTTCATGATATAGAAAACCGGCTCTCTACCCTGGGAATAGAAAAGGAAAAAAGGCCATTTATCCCTCATGTTACCCTGGGAAGAATAAGGGTGCCGGCACCGTTATTAAGAAGAGATATGCTTCCTCTAGAAGAAAAAAGGTTCTTTTTGGAGAGCCTTGTTCTTTACCGAAGCACCTTAACGCGGGAAGGGGCAACATATACGCCGCTTCAAATAATTAAACTTGAAAGGAATCTTGAATGA